The following proteins come from a genomic window of Aquimarina sp. MAR_2010_214:
- a CDS encoding VWA domain-containing protein, which produces MFENFTFENPQFFWLFLLLPLAIGWYIWKRNKQQATLKISSVKGFKISGSWLTKLKPLLFIIRLIALSLIITALARPRTVDVSTKTKTTKGIDIVMSIDVSASMLAKDLRPNRLEALKEVAAEFIKDRPNDRIGLVVYAGESFTKTPITSDKSIVLGSLKDVKYDNVLENGTAIGMGLATSVNRLKDSKAKSKVIILLTDGSNNAGFIDPKIASELAVEYGIKTYTIGLGTNGMALAPVAILPNGSFQYGRVQVEIDEDLLKEIAKVTGGKYFRATNNKKLQQIYQEIDKLERTDIEEFKFYNYEEKFRSLVLLAGLLIFVEILFRYTIFRSFI; this is translated from the coding sequence ATGTTTGAAAATTTTACATTTGAGAATCCACAGTTTTTTTGGTTGTTTTTACTACTTCCATTAGCAATAGGATGGTATATATGGAAACGAAATAAACAACAAGCGACCTTAAAAATATCTAGCGTTAAAGGATTTAAAATTTCTGGAAGTTGGCTAACCAAATTAAAACCATTGTTGTTTATCATACGCCTAATAGCATTATCTTTAATTATTACTGCGTTGGCAAGGCCTAGAACGGTAGATGTATCTACAAAAACTAAGACTACCAAAGGTATTGATATTGTAATGTCTATTGATGTATCTGCCAGTATGTTGGCAAAGGATCTTAGGCCTAATAGATTAGAAGCATTAAAAGAGGTAGCGGCAGAATTTATTAAGGATCGTCCTAATGACCGTATTGGTTTGGTGGTATATGCAGGAGAGAGTTTTACTAAAACTCCAATTACAAGTGATAAATCAATTGTGCTGGGTAGTTTAAAAGATGTGAAATATGATAACGTTTTAGAGAATGGTACAGCCATAGGGATGGGATTAGCAACATCTGTAAATCGACTTAAAGACAGCAAGGCTAAGAGTAAAGTGATTATTTTACTTACAGACGGTTCTAATAATGCTGGTTTTATAGACCCTAAGATTGCTTCAGAATTGGCAGTAGAATATGGTATTAAAACCTATACAATTGGTCTTGGTACTAATGGAATGGCTTTGGCTCCTGTAGCTATTCTACCAAATGGATCTTTTCAATATGGCAGAGTACAGGTAGAAATCGATGAAGATTTATTAAAAGAAATTGCTAAGGTTACCGGAGGTAAATATTTTAGAGCAACAAACAATAAAAAATTACAACAGATTTATCAAGAAATTGATAAATTAGAAAGAACAGATATCGAAGAATTTAAATTCTATAATTACGAAGAAAAATTTAGATCACTAGTGCTACTAGCTGGATTATTAATTTTTGTAGAAATTTTGTTTAGATATACAATATTTAGAAGTTTTATTTAA
- a CDS encoding VWA domain-containing protein, with translation MYVLEEKIYFWLLLGIPVLILLFLGVLVWQKTAQKKFADAALLKKLSPNKSIFKSILKIIIISLALACLVIALVNPKVGTKLETVKREGVDVVFAIDVSKSMLAEDIAPNRLEKSKQLVTQIINNLASDRIGIIAYAASAFPQLPITTDYASGKMFLQSMNTDMLSSQGTAIYEAIELAKTYYNDEEQTNRVLFIVSDGEDHEGNVKAIAEEAAKEGIKIFTIGVGLEKGAPIPIKRNGIIQSYKKNSQGGTVITKLNPTTLQEIANQANGIYIDGRNTSKVVEEVTTVLQNMDKKEFEAKQFADFKDQFQWFLFAGLLLLFSDIFLLERKTSWVKKLNLFNEQ, from the coding sequence ATGTACGTATTAGAAGAGAAAATATATTTCTGGTTGTTATTGGGTATTCCAGTACTAATTCTGCTGTTTTTAGGAGTATTAGTTTGGCAAAAGACAGCTCAAAAGAAGTTTGCAGATGCCGCACTTCTTAAAAAATTGAGCCCTAATAAATCTATCTTTAAATCGATATTAAAGATTATAATAATTAGTTTAGCTCTGGCTTGTCTAGTGATAGCTCTGGTTAACCCTAAGGTAGGTACAAAACTTGAAACCGTAAAACGAGAAGGAGTAGATGTCGTTTTTGCGATAGACGTGTCTAAAAGTATGCTGGCAGAAGATATTGCACCTAATAGACTAGAAAAATCAAAGCAATTAGTTACACAGATTATCAATAATCTGGCAAGTGATCGTATTGGGATTATTGCATATGCAGCTAGTGCTTTTCCTCAATTACCAATTACTACAGATTATGCTTCGGGAAAGATGTTTCTACAATCTATGAATACAGACATGTTATCTTCTCAGGGAACTGCAATTTATGAAGCTATAGAATTGGCAAAAACATATTATAATGATGAAGAGCAGACCAATAGAGTTTTATTTATTGTAAGTGATGGAGAAGATCACGAAGGTAATGTAAAGGCTATTGCAGAAGAAGCTGCCAAAGAAGGAATTAAGATTTTCACTATAGGTGTTGGATTAGAAAAAGGAGCACCTATACCTATAAAACGGAACGGAATTATACAAAGTTATAAGAAAAATAGTCAGGGAGGTACCGTTATTACCAAATTAAACCCGACAACTTTACAGGAAATTGCTAATCAGGCAAATGGCATATACATTGATGGTAGAAATACAAGCAAAGTTGTAGAAGAAGTAACCACAGTATTGCAAAATATGGATAAGAAAGAATTCGAAGCCAAGCAGTTTGCAGATTTTAAAGATCAGTTTCAGTGGTTTCTGTTTGCCGGATTATTATTATTGTTTTCAGATATTTTCCTGTTGGAAAGAAAGACATCCTGGGTGAAAAAATTAAATCTGTTTAACGAACAATAG
- a CDS encoding tetratricopeptide repeat protein, whose amino-acid sequence MKKILCIILCFQIGMIYSQEENRDQIINEANQLIATGNKVLVKDGNFPKAEGEYRKAIAKNPVNATAKYNLANAYYNSEKYDEATHRYTEAAKAASARSEKHKAFHNQGNTYMEQKKYKEAVEAYKNALRNNPKDNETRYNLALAKKMLEQQQQQNDQNKDKDQDQDKDKKEDNKDKKEGDDKEDKKGDDGDKEKEKGEDQKDKEGDKGEDKKDEGDKEKDDKGEPKDEKKDKGKDQKDEEGKPKDQQQQQQQVQGKLSPEQVKSLLEAMNNQEKKVQDKINAKKAQGSKVKTDKDW is encoded by the coding sequence ATGAAAAAGATTTTATGTATTATATTATGTTTTCAGATAGGGATGATATATTCTCAAGAAGAGAATCGTGACCAAATTATTAATGAAGCGAATCAGCTAATAGCCACTGGTAATAAAGTCCTTGTTAAAGATGGTAATTTCCCTAAAGCCGAAGGGGAATATAGAAAAGCAATTGCCAAAAACCCCGTAAACGCTACAGCAAAATACAATTTGGCTAATGCATATTATAATTCTGAAAAATATGATGAAGCTACCCATCGTTATACAGAAGCAGCTAAGGCAGCATCGGCTAGATCAGAAAAACATAAAGCGTTTCATAATCAGGGAAATACCTATATGGAGCAAAAAAAATATAAAGAAGCAGTTGAAGCTTATAAAAATGCACTTAGAAATAACCCTAAAGACAATGAAACCCGTTATAATCTGGCATTAGCGAAGAAAATGCTGGAGCAACAGCAACAGCAGAACGATCAGAATAAGGATAAAGATCAAGATCAAGACAAAGACAAGAAGGAGGATAATAAGGATAAGAAAGAAGGAGACGATAAAGAGGATAAAAAGGGAGATGATGGAGATAAGGAAAAAGAAAAAGGAGAAGATCAAAAAGATAAAGAAGGAGATAAAGGAGAGGACAAAAAAGATGAAGGAGATAAAGAAAAAGATGATAAGGGTGAACCTAAGGACGAGAAAAAGGATAAAGGAAAAGATCAAAAAGATGAAGAAGGTAAGCCTAAAGATCAACAACAGCAACAACAACAGGTTCAAGGTAAATTATCCCCAGAACAAGTTAAAAGTTTACTTGAAGCTATGAATAATCAAGAAAAGAAAGTTCAAGATAAAATTAACGCCAAAAAAGCTCAAGGGTCAAAAGTTAAAACGGATAAAGACTGGTAA